A stretch of the Flavobacterium sp. 5 genome encodes the following:
- a CDS encoding TolC family protein produces MKTKNVLKSLVLFLFCIARANAQEVLSLEDAIKIALENNFEIKISKNNLKISETNATIGNAGMLPSATASVTDANSIMNSSQTRQDGTTTSLDNAKNNSLNYGVNLNWTIFDGMKMFAKYDQLKEFQNMSDAQMKLTIINKVSSVNSVYFDLIQEQQKLSDLDSTIVISQKRLEFIKNRYTIGKNSKLDVLNAQVDLNTDLGNLVKEKQAYANAKTLLNQILARDLKTDFKVTNGIHVDRKLQLDELMTLAEKQNPELVMQIINNKIAELDLKQIKGERYPTVALNTGYNFSDSKSSLGFTSKSSSHGLNYGFSASLNLFDGNAQNRNEKIAKMQIDNSKLAIDQQLIQLRSNLTVAFQVYLTNLDLIDLEENNTAIAKQNIEITAEKFKIGTITSVEFRAAQLNFINSKIRLTSAQFQAKLSEITLRELAGNLNF; encoded by the coding sequence ATGAAAACTAAAAACGTATTAAAAAGTCTAGTACTATTTTTGTTTTGTATAGCAAGAGCAAACGCTCAGGAAGTGTTAAGCCTTGAAGATGCAATTAAAATAGCTTTAGAAAATAATTTTGAAATAAAAATTTCAAAAAACAATTTAAAAATTAGCGAAACCAACGCAACTATTGGGAATGCTGGTATGCTACCTTCTGCTACTGCCTCTGTTACTGATGCGAATAGTATTATGAACTCATCTCAAACACGTCAGGATGGTACAACGACTTCATTAGATAATGCTAAAAATAATAGTCTAAATTATGGTGTAAATCTAAATTGGACCATTTTTGATGGAATGAAAATGTTTGCCAAATATGATCAGTTAAAGGAATTTCAAAATATGAGTGATGCTCAAATGAAATTAACGATTATTAATAAAGTGAGCAGTGTTAATTCGGTTTATTTTGATTTGATACAGGAACAACAGAAATTATCTGATTTGGATTCAACAATTGTCATTTCTCAAAAAAGGCTGGAATTTATTAAAAACCGTTATACAATTGGTAAAAATTCTAAACTCGATGTCCTAAATGCTCAAGTTGATTTGAATACTGATCTTGGGAATTTGGTAAAGGAAAAACAAGCTTATGCTAACGCGAAAACTCTTTTGAACCAAATATTAGCCAGAGATTTGAAAACGGATTTTAAAGTCACAAATGGAATTCATGTAGATCGTAAATTGCAGCTTGATGAATTAATGACGCTTGCTGAAAAGCAAAATCCAGAATTAGTAATGCAAATTATAAATAATAAAATAGCTGAATTAGATTTGAAGCAAATCAAAGGAGAGCGTTATCCTACTGTTGCATTAAATACAGGTTATAATTTTAGTGATTCAAAGTCGAGTCTCGGTTTTACAAGTAAATCTTCGTCTCATGGTTTGAATTATGGTTTTTCGGCTTCTTTGAATTTATTTGATGGAAATGCTCAAAACAGAAATGAAAAAATTGCTAAAATGCAAATTGACAATTCTAAACTGGCAATTGATCAACAATTAATTCAGTTGAGAAGTAATTTGACTGTTGCTTTTCAAGTGTATTTAACTAATTTGGATTTGATTGATTTAGAGGAAAATAATACGGCTATTGCAAAACAAAACATTGAGATTACGGCTGAAAAATTTAAAATAGGAACTATTACTTCTGTTGAGTTTAGAGCAGCACAATTGAATTTTATTAATTCAAAAATTCGTTTGACAAGCGCACAGTTTCAAGCTAAATTATCCGAAATAACATTGAGAGAATTAGCAGGTAATCTTAATTTTTAA
- a CDS encoding bestrophin family protein gives MISYNPKIWLSYIFRLHKSDTFRYLFPFVLLVAIYSGVVAYLEIEYFKLKETSHIKNLSVIHTTLGFVISLLLAYRINSAYDRWWEGRKLWGALVNNSRNLAIKLSVILKDEKDLVYFRKLIPSYASILNKHLKDEETSMQLFEHVDLNLDHHKHRPNQIAKMLFQKINDLYVIHKISGDQLIILNSEIQSFTDICGACERIKNTPIPYSYSTFIKKFIFIFVLTLPYAYTFTLGYYVIPVVSFIFYVLASIELISEEIEEPFGYDDNDLPLTKITQNIKRHIEEIL, from the coding sequence ATGATATCATACAATCCCAAAATTTGGCTTTCCTACATCTTTCGTTTGCATAAATCAGATACCTTTAGATATCTCTTCCCTTTTGTGCTTCTAGTGGCAATTTATTCTGGTGTTGTAGCTTATTTAGAGATCGAATATTTCAAATTGAAAGAAACTAGTCATATTAAAAATCTTTCGGTAATTCATACTACATTAGGTTTTGTAATTTCATTATTATTAGCCTATAGAATCAATTCAGCCTATGATCGTTGGTGGGAAGGCCGCAAATTATGGGGTGCTTTGGTTAATAATAGTCGTAATCTAGCCATCAAACTGTCTGTTATATTAAAAGACGAGAAGGATTTGGTTTATTTTCGAAAATTAATTCCAAGTTATGCTTCAATTTTAAATAAGCATTTGAAAGACGAGGAAACAAGCATGCAATTGTTTGAACATGTTGATTTGAATTTAGATCATCACAAACATAGACCTAATCAAATAGCTAAAATGCTATTCCAAAAAATTAATGATTTGTATGTTATTCATAAAATATCTGGAGATCAATTGATTATTTTGAATAGTGAAATACAATCATTTACTGATATTTGTGGAGCTTGTGAACGTATTAAAAATACTCCTATCCCCTATTCATACAGTACTTTTATTAAAAAATTCATATTCATTTTTGTTTTAACATTACCCTATGCCTATACTTTTACTTTAGGCTACTACGTAATTCCTGTAGTATCTTTTATTTTTTACGTATTAGCCAGTATCGAGTTAATTTCAGAAGAAATTGAAGAACCATTTGGTTACGATGACAACGATTTACCACTAACAAAAATTACTCAAAATATAAAAAGACATATAGAAGAAATTTTATAA
- the pheT gene encoding phenylalanine--tRNA ligase subunit beta encodes MKISYNWLKQFIKIDWKSEETSALLTDLGLEVEIVEKYQSIKGGLEGIVVGHVLTCIPHPDADRLKITTVDLGDGIPLQIVCGASNVDAGQKVPVATIGTVLYDKEGNSFTIKKGKIRGQESHGMICAEDELGLGEGHDGIMVLDASVPAGTLGSTVFKIENDEVFEIGLTPNRADAMSHLGTARDLRAGLIQTGINVELITPSVSNFRVDKRTLKIDVDVKDIQLAPRYCGVTISGISVKESPEWLKNRLKAIGINPKNNIVDVTNYVLHDLGQPLHAFDAAMINGKVIVQTLPAGTKFTTLDDIERTLHEEDLMICDEKGPLCIAGVFGGKKSGVSDRTTSIFLESAYFNPVSIRKSAKRHQLNTDASFRFERGIDPTITEYALKRAALLIQEVAGGEITSDIVDIYQKKIEDFPVFLNFENVSRIIGQELPKDTIKQILASLEIKVNSVSDAGLGLTIPAYRVDVQREIDVIEEILRVYGYNNIVFSKKLNATVSNSPRNEDYKIQNTVASQLNSQGFNEMMANSLTTASYVQLSETLKEDYNVTMLNPLSSDLATMRQSLLFSGLEAISYNINRRNSDLKLFEFGKSYHKFLAGYEEIKHLTLFQTGNRNQESWTNTQKPSDFFLFKGYVEAILSRLGISNAKSLPVSSDVFLEGIALGIGSEILVEFGVVKKSVLKHFGIKQEVLYADFNWATVLKLMSSKIKYTEIPKYPEVRRDLALLVDQNVTYDSIYALAKQTEKALLKNVNLFDVYEGQNLPEGKKSYALSFIIQDTTKTLEDAQIDKIMSKLQKNFETELGASLR; translated from the coding sequence ATGAAAATATCTTATAACTGGCTAAAACAGTTCATTAAAATAGATTGGAAATCAGAAGAAACATCAGCATTACTTACCGATTTAGGGCTCGAAGTAGAAATTGTTGAAAAATACCAATCCATCAAAGGAGGATTAGAAGGTATTGTAGTAGGACATGTATTGACTTGTATACCACATCCTGACGCTGATCGTCTAAAAATTACTACTGTTGATCTTGGAGACGGTATTCCATTACAAATTGTTTGCGGTGCTAGTAATGTTGATGCTGGACAAAAAGTGCCAGTAGCAACCATTGGAACTGTTTTATATGATAAAGAAGGAAATTCATTTACCATAAAAAAAGGAAAAATTCGAGGACAGGAAAGCCACGGAATGATTTGCGCTGAAGATGAATTAGGTCTTGGAGAAGGTCATGACGGAATTATGGTTTTGGATGCATCTGTTCCTGCTGGAACATTAGGTTCAACTGTTTTCAAAATTGAAAACGACGAAGTTTTCGAGATTGGTTTAACGCCAAATCGCGCGGATGCTATGAGTCATTTAGGAACTGCCCGTGATTTAAGAGCTGGTTTGATTCAAACTGGAATTAATGTAGAATTAATTACTCCATCAGTAAGTAATTTTAGAGTTGATAAAAGAACTTTGAAAATAGATGTTGATGTAAAAGATATTCAACTTGCTCCAAGATATTGTGGAGTAACTATTTCTGGAATTTCTGTAAAAGAATCACCGGAATGGTTAAAAAACAGATTAAAAGCAATTGGTATTAATCCAAAAAATAATATTGTTGATGTTACTAATTATGTATTGCATGATTTAGGTCAACCGCTTCATGCCTTTGACGCAGCAATGATCAATGGTAAAGTTATTGTACAGACACTTCCTGCTGGAACAAAGTTTACCACTTTGGATGATATCGAAAGAACTTTGCATGAAGAAGATTTAATGATTTGTGATGAAAAAGGACCATTATGTATTGCTGGTGTTTTTGGAGGTAAAAAATCAGGAGTATCAGATAGGACTACTTCTATTTTCTTAGAAAGTGCTTATTTTAACCCAGTTAGTATACGTAAATCTGCCAAAAGACACCAATTGAACACAGATGCTTCTTTTAGGTTTGAAAGAGGAATTGATCCAACAATTACTGAGTATGCTTTAAAAAGAGCTGCTTTGTTGATACAAGAAGTAGCAGGCGGAGAAATTACATCTGATATTGTAGATATCTATCAAAAGAAAATTGAAGATTTTCCTGTGTTTTTGAATTTTGAGAATGTTTCCAGAATTATTGGTCAGGAATTGCCAAAAGATACTATCAAACAAATTTTGGCTTCTTTAGAAATAAAAGTCAATAGTGTTTCTGATGCTGGTTTAGGATTAACCATTCCTGCTTACCGTGTAGATGTACAAAGAGAAATAGATGTTATCGAGGAAATTTTGAGAGTGTATGGATATAATAATATAGTATTCTCTAAAAAGTTGAATGCAACAGTATCTAATTCTCCTAGAAACGAAGATTATAAAATACAAAATACGGTTGCAAGCCAATTAAATTCTCAAGGTTTTAATGAAATGATGGCCAATTCATTGACTACAGCTTCGTATGTACAGCTTTCAGAGACTTTAAAAGAAGATTATAATGTAACCATGTTAAATCCTTTAAGCAGTGATTTGGCAACGATGCGTCAGTCTTTACTATTTTCTGGATTGGAAGCTATATCGTATAATATTAATCGAAGAAATTCAGATTTAAAATTATTTGAATTCGGGAAATCATACCACAAATTTCTTGCAGGATATGAAGAAATTAAGCATTTAACATTATTTCAAACAGGAAATAGAAACCAAGAGAGCTGGACAAATACTCAAAAACCTTCTGATTTCTTTTTGTTTAAAGGATATGTTGAAGCTATACTTTCGAGATTGGGGATTTCTAATGCTAAAAGTTTACCCGTTTCTTCAGATGTATTCTTAGAAGGTATTGCATTAGGAATAGGAAGTGAAATTTTAGTTGAATTTGGAGTTGTTAAAAAATCGGTACTTAAGCATTTCGGAATTAAGCAAGAAGTTTTATATGCTGATTTTAATTGGGCAACGGTTTTAAAATTAATGTCTAGTAAAATTAAGTATACAGAAATACCTAAATATCCAGAAGTTCGTAGAGATTTGGCTTTATTAGTAGATCAAAATGTAACGTATGATTCTATTTATGCACTAGCCAAACAAACTGAAAAGGCGTTGCTGAAAAATGTCAATTTGTTTGATGTATATGAAGGTCAAAATTTACCAGAAGGTAAAAAATCATACGCATTAAGTTTTATTATTCAAGACACTACCAAAACACTTGAAGATGCTCAGATTGATAAAATTATGAGCAAGTTGCAAAAGAATTTTGAAACCGAACTTGGAGCAAGTTTGAGATAA
- a CDS encoding efflux RND transporter permease subunit: MSLSTTSIRRPVLTIVLNLLIILFGFLGFTFLGVREFPSIDPAQVSIRTNYTGANSDIIESQITEPLEKAVNAIDGIRNITSSSNQGSSNITIEFNLDKDLESAANDVRDKVSQAVRSLPQDIDAPPVVSKADADSESIISMTVQSDSRSSLELSDYAENVISQRLETIPGVSGVQIWGQKRYAMRLWIDPAKLSAYNCTVSDVRTALNAQNVELPSGKLTGNNTELTVKTIGNLSKPEEFNNIIIRTDGDKIVRLSDVGRASLGPEVIETQLTQSGLPMIGLAIVPMPGANYLDISKEFYKKYDALKKDLPKDIKLNIALDNTIFVKKSVLEVAETLGISILLVIIIIYLFFRDWAIAFRPLIDIPVSLIATFFIMWLFGFSINVLTLLAIVLATGLVVDDGIVVTENIFKKVEEGMSPIEAAIKGSNEIFYAVISISVTLAAVFLPVIFLEGFVGRLFREFGVVIGAAVLISAFVSLTLTPMLNAYLMKGGEQKKSKFYVRTEPFFEKLNSGYADSLQRFMNKKWVSFPILIACFGLIYLFFTILPKETAPYDDRSSVTMRMTTPEGSSYEYTDRFMQEISKLVDDSIPERKVSLVVTAPGFGSSAANTGFIRLSLTEPDERKKSQKDIADELSKWTTKYPDAKISVMQQPTIAVNRRGGLPIQYIIQAPTFEKLREKIPIFMDEVGKSDVFSVTDVNLKFNKPEINVSIDRAKAESLGISIIDIAQTLQLSLSGQRFGYFIKNGKQYQVIGQFDQKDRSKPLDLTSMFVKNDKGELIQMDNVVNVEEQSNPPQLFHNNRYMSATVSAGLAPGKSISDGISAMDEIKTKVLDDSFTTDLSGESRDFVESSSNTSFAFGLALLLIFLILAAQFESFIDPFIIILTVPMAVAGALFSLWLFNQTWNIFSQIGTVMLIGLVTKNGILIVEFANQLREQGKPKYEAIMEASEARLRPILMTSLAIALGALPIAMSLGAASTSRIGMGVVIVGGTIFSLALTLFVIPAIYLMWSKARKHYPEFDHIEEYESDSKS; the protein is encoded by the coding sequence TTTCTATTAGAACCAATTATACAGGAGCCAATTCTGATATTATCGAATCACAAATTACTGAACCACTAGAAAAAGCTGTAAACGCTATTGACGGAATTCGAAATATTACCTCTTCTAGTAATCAAGGGAGTAGTAATATTACAATAGAATTTAATTTAGATAAAGATCTTGAAAGTGCAGCCAATGATGTTCGAGATAAAGTTTCTCAAGCAGTTCGAAGTTTACCTCAAGATATTGATGCTCCACCAGTTGTTTCCAAAGCAGATGCTGATAGTGAGTCAATTATTTCAATGACTGTGCAAAGTGATTCGCGAAGTTCTTTAGAATTAAGTGATTATGCCGAAAATGTAATTTCGCAACGATTAGAAACTATTCCTGGAGTAAGTGGTGTTCAAATTTGGGGACAAAAACGATATGCGATGCGTTTATGGATTGATCCTGCAAAACTTAGTGCTTATAACTGTACAGTATCTGATGTTCGTACAGCTTTAAATGCTCAGAATGTGGAATTACCATCAGGAAAATTGACTGGAAATAATACCGAACTTACTGTAAAAACTATTGGGAATTTATCAAAACCAGAAGAGTTTAATAACATTATCATTCGGACTGATGGAGACAAAATTGTTCGTCTTAGTGATGTAGGAAGAGCTAGTTTAGGACCTGAAGTTATCGAAACTCAATTGACACAATCTGGACTCCCTATGATTGGTTTAGCTATTGTTCCAATGCCAGGAGCTAATTATTTAGATATTTCAAAAGAATTTTATAAAAAATATGACGCATTAAAAAAGGATTTACCGAAAGATATTAAACTAAATATTGCTTTAGATAATACCATTTTTGTAAAAAAATCAGTGCTTGAAGTGGCTGAAACTTTGGGAATTTCGATTCTTTTGGTTATCATTATTATTTATTTATTTTTTAGAGACTGGGCTATAGCTTTTAGACCTTTAATTGATATTCCAGTTTCTTTAATTGCTACTTTTTTTATTATGTGGCTTTTCGGATTTTCGATAAACGTATTGACCTTATTAGCAATTGTTTTGGCTACTGGTTTGGTTGTAGATGATGGAATTGTAGTTACCGAAAATATTTTCAAAAAAGTTGAGGAAGGAATGTCTCCTATTGAAGCAGCTATCAAAGGTTCTAATGAAATTTTCTATGCTGTAATTTCAATCTCAGTAACGTTAGCAGCAGTGTTTTTACCTGTAATTTTCTTGGAAGGTTTCGTAGGGCGCCTTTTTCGAGAGTTTGGAGTTGTGATTGGTGCTGCAGTATTAATTTCGGCTTTTGTATCATTGACTTTGACACCTATGTTGAATGCATATTTAATGAAAGGTGGTGAACAAAAAAAATCAAAATTCTACGTTAGAACCGAACCGTTTTTCGAAAAATTAAATAGCGGTTATGCAGATTCTTTACAACGATTCATGAATAAAAAATGGGTTAGTTTTCCAATTTTAATTGCTTGTTTTGGGTTGATTTATTTATTTTTTACAATACTTCCAAAAGAAACTGCGCCTTATGACGACCGTAGTTCTGTAACTATGCGTATGACAACTCCTGAGGGATCGTCTTATGAATATACGGATCGCTTTATGCAAGAAATCTCTAAGTTGGTAGATGATTCTATTCCTGAGAGAAAAGTAAGTTTAGTTGTTACTGCTCCTGGTTTTGGATCATCTGCTGCTAACACTGGATTTATCCGACTTTCATTAACAGAACCTGATGAAAGAAAAAAATCTCAAAAAGATATTGCAGACGAACTATCTAAATGGACAACAAAATATCCAGATGCTAAAATATCAGTCATGCAGCAACCTACAATTGCTGTAAACCGACGTGGAGGTTTACCAATTCAATATATCATTCAAGCTCCAACTTTTGAGAAATTAAGAGAAAAAATTCCTATTTTTATGGATGAAGTAGGCAAAAGTGATGTTTTCTCTGTTACCGATGTCAATTTAAAATTTAATAAACCGGAAATCAATGTCAGTATTGATCGAGCAAAAGCCGAGAGTTTAGGGATTTCTATTATTGATATTGCTCAAACCTTGCAACTTTCATTAAGTGGACAGCGTTTTGGTTATTTTATTAAAAATGGAAAGCAATACCAAGTTATTGGGCAATTTGATCAAAAAGACCGTTCTAAACCTTTGGATTTAACTTCGATGTTTGTTAAAAACGACAAAGGAGAATTGATTCAGATGGATAATGTTGTTAATGTGGAAGAACAAAGTAATCCTCCACAATTGTTTCATAATAATAGATACATGTCGGCAACTGTTTCTGCTGGTTTAGCTCCTGGTAAAAGTATCAGTGATGGTATTAGCGCAATGGATGAAATTAAAACTAAAGTTTTGGATGACAGTTTTACTACTGATTTAAGTGGTGAATCTCGTGACTTTGTCGAAAGTAGCTCTAATACATCTTTTGCATTTGGATTAGCATTATTATTAATATTTTTGATTCTTGCAGCTCAGTTTGAGAGTTTTATTGATCCATTTATTATCATACTTACGGTACCCATGGCAGTTGCGGGAGCTTTGTTTTCTCTTTGGTTGTTCAATCAAACTTGGAATATTTTTAGCCAGATTGGAACCGTAATGCTTATTGGTTTAGTAACCAAAAATGGAATTTTGATTGTAGAATTTGCTAATCAGTTACGAGAACAAGGAAAACCAAAATACGAAGCTATTATGGAAGCTTCGGAAGCTCGTTTGCGCCCAATTTTGATGACAAGTTTGGCAATTGCGTTGGGAGCTTTACCTATTGCAATGTCTCTGGGGGCTGCTTCTACTAGTAGAATTGGAATGGGAGTTGTAATTGTAGGAGGAACCATTTTCTCTTTAGCATTAACCCTTTTTGTAATTCCTGCGATTTATTTAATGTGGTCTAAAGCTAGGAAACATTATCCTGAATTTGATCATATCGAAGAATATGAAAGTGATAGTAAATCATAG
- a CDS encoding OmpA family protein: MKRIYILLIVFTVQFAQAQQQDLLRANRLFDKTYYSEAIPLFEKISLKNQTADVIKNLGDCYYYTNQYDKAHAQYTLLIQSKSKDLNEDFYFRYAQTLKAKGKYTEANTVMRNYYQSSNNSVAIEKLDKDIKNLNNVSAIGERFEIVNLEVNTVNSEFGGVVLGDNLVFAAVKKKPNLFDKTYRWNNEGYLNLVTIPLKNVNAKDSIVTYFSKDLKSPMHESNAIFTKDGQTMYFTRNNYINGKRGKDTNKISNIQIYRAELVNSKWTNIVTLPFNSPNYSVEHPALSSDEKTLYFASDMPGTKGSFDIFSVSIDGLTYGLPMNLGDNINTSKREQFPFISKDNKLYFSSNGHEGYGALDIFVSDVQGNSYSKALNVGLPVNSGYDDFAYYIDSDTKEGYFSSDRLGGKGKDDIYFLKEIKNLSVEDCKQYIAGIISDTDSHLALENAKVILRNSSNQEIENAITSMDGKFSFSVECESKYTLFVTKENYTEDSKSLTISKERNKTNDGSMSIRSQEIIKKEEQLATEQLKAAELVALEQKRKADAIALQEQKIADANNLKQKKKDDAIALESKRLVDLAAIQQLKTDKLVADKKEKELAETKKKEKTAAIVAAEKDVVKDKDRLIIKTDPIYFDYNMWYIRKESKKILNRVVELMKKYPEMVVEIGSHTDSRGNAKFNEDLSQKRADATRNYILEQGIPKNRIQAKGYGESVPIVKCVPDDSCDEEQHELNRRSEFVIKNL; encoded by the coding sequence ATGAAAAGAATATATATACTCTTAATTGTATTTACAGTCCAATTTGCACAAGCTCAACAACAGGACTTGCTAAGAGCAAACCGCTTGTTTGACAAAACATATTATAGCGAAGCCATACCATTGTTTGAAAAAATTAGCCTAAAAAACCAAACTGCTGATGTAATTAAAAATTTAGGAGATTGTTATTACTACACTAATCAATACGATAAAGCTCATGCACAATATACTCTTTTAATCCAAAGCAAAAGTAAAGACCTCAATGAAGACTTCTATTTTAGATATGCACAAACATTGAAAGCAAAAGGAAAATATACTGAGGCCAATACAGTTATGAGAAACTATTATCAATCCTCTAATAACAGTGTAGCAATCGAAAAATTAGATAAGGACATCAAAAACTTAAATAATGTTTCAGCAATTGGAGAAAGATTCGAAATTGTAAATCTAGAAGTTAATACGGTAAATTCAGAATTCGGAGGTGTCGTTTTAGGTGATAATTTAGTTTTTGCAGCTGTCAAAAAGAAACCAAATCTATTTGATAAAACATATAGATGGAATAATGAAGGCTACCTAAATTTAGTAACTATTCCTTTGAAAAATGTAAATGCAAAAGATTCAATTGTGACTTATTTTTCTAAGGATTTGAAATCACCAATGCACGAATCTAATGCGATTTTTACAAAAGATGGCCAAACTATGTATTTTACCAGAAATAATTATATTAACGGTAAAAGAGGGAAAGACACAAACAAAATCTCAAATATTCAAATATACAGAGCCGAATTAGTAAATAGTAAATGGACAAATATTGTGACGTTACCTTTTAATAGCCCTAATTATTCTGTAGAACATCCTGCTTTAAGTTCTGATGAAAAAACATTATATTTTGCCTCTGATATGCCTGGAACAAAAGGGTCTTTTGATATTTTCAGTGTTTCTATTGATGGTTTAACGTATGGTTTACCAATGAATTTGGGTGATAATATCAACACCTCCAAAAGAGAACAATTTCCATTTATTTCTAAAGATAACAAATTGTATTTTTCTTCCAATGGACATGAAGGTTATGGAGCTTTGGATATCTTTGTTTCAGATGTTCAAGGTAATTCATACTCCAAAGCTTTGAATGTTGGACTTCCTGTAAATTCAGGTTATGATGATTTTGCATATTATATTGATTCAGATACTAAAGAAGGATATTTTTCATCGGATAGACTAGGGGGAAAAGGAAAAGATGACATCTATTTTTTAAAAGAAATTAAAAACTTATCTGTCGAAGATTGTAAACAATATATTGCAGGAATTATTTCTGATACCGATTCACATCTAGCATTAGAAAATGCTAAAGTCATTTTAAGAAATAGTAGTAATCAAGAAATTGAAAATGCAATAACATCAATGGATGGAAAATTTAGTTTTTCTGTTGAATGTGAATCCAAATACACCTTATTTGTAACTAAAGAAAATTATACTGAGGATTCAAAATCATTAACTATTTCGAAAGAGAGAAATAAAACCAATGATGGATCAATGTCAATTAGATCTCAAGAAATAATTAAAAAAGAAGAACAATTAGCTACAGAACAGTTAAAAGCTGCCGAATTAGTAGCACTTGAACAAAAAAGGAAAGCAGATGCTATTGCTTTACAAGAACAAAAAATAGCTGACGCAAACAATCTTAAACAAAAGAAAAAAGACGATGCAATTGCACTTGAATCAAAAAGACTAGTAGATTTAGCAGCGATTCAGCAATTAAAAACTGACAAACTAGTAGCCGATAAAAAAGAAAAAGAATTAGCTGAAACAAAGAAAAAAGAAAAAACAGCAGCCATAGTTGCCGCCGAAAAAGATGTTGTTAAAGATAAAGACCGCCTAATCATTAAAACTGATCCTATTTATTTTGATTACAATATGTGGTATATCCGAAAAGAATCTAAAAAAATTCTAAATCGTGTGGTTGAATTAATGAAGAAGTACCCAGAAATGGTTGTCGAAATTGGCTCGCATACTGATAGTCGTGGAAATGCAAAATTCAATGAGGATCTTTCTCAGAAAAGAGCTGATGCGACTAGAAATTATATTTTAGAACAAGGAATTCCTAAAAACAGAATACAAGCCAAAGGATATGGGGAGTCTGTTCCAATAGTAAAATGCGTTCCTGATGATTCTTGTGATGAAGAACAACATGAATTAAACAGAAGAAGTGAATTTGTGATTAAGAATTTATAA
- a CDS encoding biopolymer transporter ExbD has product MENSKKVRSKKLDPRVDLTAMVSVSFLLIIFFMVTTELSKQKIMSLSLPEKDISCGGFGCSSGSELRIQTVLLDENDKIITYSGLLECPLEAPKKVKYGKDGIRKELQNKQIKTLKYYADMGLPHRGSIIIIKPSEKSNFKNLVDILDEMAIVNIDTYSIVNEFTPEESKLLAKN; this is encoded by the coding sequence ATGGAAAATTCTAAAAAAGTAAGAAGTAAAAAATTAGATCCAAGAGTTGATTTAACAGCAATGGTGAGCGTTTCTTTTCTATTGATTATATTTTTCATGGTGACAACTGAATTATCGAAACAGAAAATAATGAGTTTATCCTTGCCTGAAAAAGATATATCTTGTGGAGGTTTTGGTTGTAGTTCTGGTTCAGAACTTCGAATTCAAACAGTTTTGCTTGATGAGAATGATAAAATTATAACTTATTCAGGATTATTAGAATGTCCTCTTGAGGCTCCTAAAAAAGTTAAGTATGGAAAAGATGGAATTAGAAAAGAATTACAAAACAAACAAATTAAAACACTTAAATATTATGCTGATATGGGATTACCTCACAGGGGATCTATAATAATTATTAAACCAAGTGAGAAATCTAATTTTAAAAATTTAGTTGATATTTTAGATGAAATGGCAATTGTTAATATTGATACATATTCAATTGTAAATGAGTTTACTCCTGAAGAGTCTAAACTTTTAGCCAAAAATTAA
- a CDS encoding fasciclin domain-containing protein, with translation MKTRKFLSVAFFTLVFGVTCFAQKSVMVGGAEMYPTKNIIENAVNSKDHTTLVAAVKAAGLVETLQGTGPFTVFAPTNNAFDKLPKGTVETLLKPENIKMLQTILTYHVVAGKMSATDIANAIKAGNGKAILKTVSGGTLTAWMKGKNLYITDEKGGMSEVTIADVNQSNGVIHVVDTVLLPKS, from the coding sequence ATGAAAACTAGAAAATTTTTATCAGTTGCATTTTTTACTTTAGTATTCGGAGTAACTTGTTTTGCTCAAAAATCAGTTATGGTCGGTGGAGCAGAAATGTATCCAACAAAAAACATTATTGAAAATGCTGTCAATTCAAAAGATCACACCACATTAGTAGCTGCCGTTAAAGCTGCAGGCTTGGTAGAAACTTTACAAGGAACAGGACCATTCACCGTTTTTGCCCCAACAAATAATGCGTTTGACAAATTACCAAAAGGCACCGTTGAAACTTTGTTGAAACCTGAAAATATAAAAATGCTACAGACTATTTTAACTTATCATGTAGTAGCAGGTAAAATGAGTGCAACAGATATTGCTAATGCAATTAAAGCGGGGAATGGAAAAGCAATTTTAAAAACTGTAAGTGGCGGTACATTAACTGCCTGGATGAAAGGTAAAAATCTGTACATCACCGATGAAAAAGGAGGGATGTCTGAAGTTACCATTGCAGACGTAAATCAATCAAATGGAGTAATTCATGTTGTGGATACCGTGCTTTTGCCAAAATCATAA